From the Bacillus sp. FJAT-22090 genome, the window TAGTGGATAGGGAGACAAATGAGTCACTACAAAAAGAAGTTGCATTACACGAAGAATTTGTTGGTTAATTACTTGATACTGAAGATGAATAATAAAAATCTTTATTTAACTAACGGGTCTTTACTTCAAGAAGGGCTAAAGCCTTTTTTCTTATTAAACTAACGCAGCAGTTTAGTTCAATAATTATTAAAAAAAACAAGGTATTAGCCGAGTTCATTGAACTGGGTTATTTTTTTATTAACAAATGTCATCATGAATAATGGATCTGAATTTTCGGGAAATCAGGTATAATAAATTTACTGCTTTTTATTAAACTTTACTAGAGTTGGAAGTAAATTCAACTCCTTTACCATTTTATCTTTTCGAATTGTGCATCCTAACCAGCCTCACCGTCGCCTAAAAGGTAGAAACAAAAAAGGGGGGTTTCCTCATGGAACAGGAAATACTGATGACACGGATCCGGAACGGCGAGGACGAAGCTTTTGCTCAACTAGTCAACCCCTTGATTGAAAAGGGGTACAGGACCAGTTTCAGTATCCTCAAGTCGAGGGATCAGGCAGAAGAGGTTGTCCAAAATGCGTTGATTGAGGCATATAGGAATATTATGAGTGGAAAGGATATCACCTATTTCAACACCTGGTTCTATAAATTGGTCACCCACCGCTCAATCGATGCTTGGAGAAAGAATGACCGCCTGAAGGAATCTCCGCTTGAAATCGATGCGGTGACAGACAAACATAGCGTGATGGAAAGCGTGCTAAAAGAGGAAACCGAGAACGAGATTAAAAGGGGTATATTATCCCTCGATAACAGGGACTACCGGAACGTCCTAATCCTCTACTATTACCAAGAGCAAGCAATCCAAGAAATTTCAGATTTGTTGGGACTGAAAAGTTCGACGGTCAAATCCCACCTTCGAAGAGCAAGGAACACTCTGAAAAAAAGATTGATCGAAAATCAATTTATAGGGGTGAATTCACAATGAAAATTGATGAATCAATGAAGAAAGAAATTAAAGAAGAGATGGAAAAAATCCAGGTACCATCTTCCATGTACGAATTTGCTAAAAACATTAAGGAAGAATCGGAAAAAAGAGCGGATTTTGAAAAAGCGACAGGAAGAAAAAGAGGTTGGAGAAAAT encodes:
- a CDS encoding RNA polymerase sigma factor, with amino-acid sequence MEQEILMTRIRNGEDEAFAQLVNPLIEKGYRTSFSILKSRDQAEEVVQNALIEAYRNIMSGKDITYFNTWFYKLVTHRSIDAWRKNDRLKESPLEIDAVTDKHSVMESVLKEETENEIKRGILSLDNRDYRNVLILYYYQEQAIQEISDLLGLKSSTVKSHLRRARNTLKKRLIENQFIGVNSQ